One genomic region from Populus nigra chromosome 8, ddPopNigr1.1, whole genome shotgun sequence encodes:
- the LOC133702405 gene encoding putative disease resistance RPP13-like protein 1 — MALALIGESILAAVLEVLMERIVSPAVRDFFKSQKIDDEELKKLKARMRSVSKLLNDAEEKQITDAAVKEWLDELKDAVYQADDFLDEIAYKALRLKLEGESRSQTCTDQLRSFLASLNPCRKGVREVQIELAKILRSLEELVGQKDVLGLIERIGEKPSSRITPTSSLVDESGVYGRDAEKEAIMKLLLADDTKGRHLDVISIVGMGGVGKTTLAQLLYKEIVVSNDRSQKSSFDLKAWVYVSEEFDVLKVTKDILKGVGSMNCDNMTEDQLHCELEKKLSGNKLLLVLDDVWGDNQSQWEFLLKPFMSVRQGSKIIVTTRNENVASIISSVSTHHIKKLSDDDCWLVLSKHAFDGGNFTAHPELELIGRQIARKCNGLPLAAKTLGSLLCSKRAMKEWMKILKSNFWELPNDNILSPLRLSYHYLPSHLKRCFSYCAIIPKGYKFTREEIVLLWMAEGFLVEPRRNNEMEEIGYEYFNELVARSLFQQSSPSSSLFAMHDLINDLARFASGDFCFRLEGDDSSKTTERTRHLSYRATKDDSYQTFKAIKNPQLLRTLLCPSGWPRHMIQQVEVICNLLPALKCLRVLSLHPFHDISVLPNSICNLKHLRYLDLSHTKITRLPESMCSLYNLEILNLHFCVKLVELPVNMRSLINLRHLDLQHTKLPEMPLQMGKLTKLRKLTDFFIGKQSGSNIKELGKLQHLSGDLSIWNLQNVTDARDSFEANLKGKEHLEKLELVWDCDMDNPLVHERVLEQIQPPVNVKILSINGYGGTRFPDWVGNSALPLLQELYIRSCPNLKKALFTHFLSLTKLDIRACEQFEIEFFPLELLPKLESLTIGSCPNLVSFSKGIPLAPNLKEFQLWSCSNLKSLPENMHSLLPSLEKLSIFHCPKLESFPVGGLPSKLKGLAIWGCDKLIAGRAQWDLQSLHVLSRFSIADNDVLECFPEETLLPSSLTRLEIRTHKNLKSLDYKGLQHLTSLRELIIMNCMEVSMPEEGLPPSISSLTIWQCPLLEKKCEGELRKFPKYIRDPEYMTSGRKSI, encoded by the coding sequence ATGGCTCTCGCATTGATTGGAGAATCAATTCTTGCTGCAGTCCTTGAAGTTTTGATGGAGAGGATAGTTTCTCCTGCGGTTAGGGACTTCTTCAAGAGCCAAAAAATCGATGATGAAGAATTGAAGAAGTTGAAGGCAAGGATGAGGTCTGTTAGTAAACTGCTCAATGATGCAGAGGAGAAGCAGATTACTGATGCAGCTGTGAAAGAGTGGCTTGATGAGCTTAAGGATGCTGTCTATCAAGCTGATGACTTCTTGGATGAGATTGCTTATAAAGCTTTGCGGTTGAAGTTGGAAGGTGAATCTCGAAGTCAGACCTGCACGGATCAGCTTCGAAGCTTTCTCGCTTCTCTTAATCCATGTAGAAAGGGGGTGAGAGAGGTGCAAATAGAGTTGGCAAAGATCCTTCGAAGTTTAGAAGAGTTAGTGGGACAAAAGGATGTTCTTGGTCTGATAGAGCGCATTGGAGAGAAACCATCGTCGCGGATAACACCAACTTCTTCTCTGGTAGATGAATCTGGAGTTTATGGAAGGGATGCTGAAAAAGAAGCCATAATGAAGTTGCTGCTAGCAGATGATACAAAAGGCAGGCACCTAGATGTGATTTCGATAGTGGGTATGGGAGGGGTTGGTAAAACCACCCTTGCTCAGCTTCTCTATAAAGAAATTGTTGTTTCCAACGACAGAAGCCAGAAGAGCTCGTTTGATCTCAAAGCCTGGGTTTATGTTTCGGAAGAATTCGATGTTCTCAAAGTAACAAAAGATATTCTGAAGGGGGTTGGTTCGATGAATTGTGACAACATGACTGAAGATCAACTCCATTGCGAGCTGGAGAAGAAATTGTCAGGGAACAAACTATTGCTTGTTCTAGACGATGTTTGGGGCGATAACCAATCACAGTGGGAATTTTTACTGAAACCTTTCATGTCCGTGAGACAGGGAAGTAAAATTATCGTTACAACGCGCAATGAAAACGTAGCATCAATTATTTCTTCTGTTTCAACTCATCATATAAAGAAGTTATCTGACGATGATTGTTGGTTGGTGTTGTCAAAACATGCATTTGATGGTGGAAATTTCACTGCCCATCCAGAGTTGGAATTAATTGGCAGACAGATAGCGAGGAAGTGCAACGGCCTACCTTTGGCTGCAAAAACACTTGGGAGTCTCCTGTGCTCCAAAAGAGCTATGAAGGAGTGGATGAAGATATTAAAGAGCAATTTTTGGGAATTGCCAAATGACAACATTCTGTCACCTCTACGGTTGAGTTATCATTATCTCCCATCTCATTTAAAACGATGCTTTTCATACTGCGCTATAATTCCGAAGGGTTATAAATTCACAAGGGAGGAGATAGTCCTTTTATGGATGGCAGAGGGCTTTTTGGTGGAACCCAGAAGAAATAATGAGATGGAAGAAATAGGCTATGAGTACTTCAATGAGCTTGTGGCAAGGTCATTGTTTCAGCAATCAAGTCCCAGTTCATCATTGTTCGCAATGCATGACCTCATTAATGATTTAGCTAGATTTGCATCCGGAGATTTTTGCTTCAGGCTAGAAGGTGATGATTCAAGCAAGACTACTGAAAGGACTCGCCATTTATCATACAGAGCAACAAAAGATGACTCTTATCAGACATTCAAGGCAATCAAGAACCCCCAATTGCTGCGCACCTTGCTATGTCCGAGTGGTTGGCCTAGACACATGATACAACAAGTTGAGGTAATATGTAATTTATTGCCTGCACTCAAGTGCCTCAGAGTGCTATCTTTGCACCCCTTTCATGATATATCTGTGTTGCCTAATTCAATTTGCAACTTGAAGCATTTACGGTATCTTGATCTCTCTCATACAAAGATTACAAGGCTCCCTGAATCAATGTGCAGTCTGTATAATTTGGAAATTTTGAACTTGCACTTTTGTGTTAAGCTTGTTGAGTTGCCAGTTAACATGAGAAGCTTAATCAACTTGCGTCATCTTGATCTTCAACACACAAAATTGCCAGAGATGCCACTGCAAATGGGTAAACTAACAAAGCTTCGAAAATTAACTGATTTCTTTATCGGAAAACAAAGTGGCTCTAACATTAAAGAGTTGGGAAAGCTTCAACATCTATCTGGTGATCTTTCTATTTGGAATCTTCAAAACGTCACAGATGCTCGAGATTCTTTTGAAGCGAATTTGAAGGGTAAAGAGCATCTTGAGAAGTTGGAGTTAGTATGGGATTGTGATATGGATAATCCACTCGTCCATGAAAGGGTACTTGAGCAAATACAACCTCCTGTGAATGTCAAAATTCTCTCCATTAATGGGTATGGAGGTACAAGATTTCCAGATTGGGTTGGGAACTCCGCTCTTCCTCTCCTCCAAGAGCTTTACATCAGAAGCTGCCCCAACCTGAAGAAGGCCCTCTTTActcactttctttctttaaccAAACTTGATATCAGGGCATGTGAGCAGTTTGAGATCGAGTTTTTCCCATTAGAGTTGTTACCTAAATTAGAGTCTCTTACTATTGGTAGTTGTCCTAATTTAGTATCTTTCAGCAAAGGAATACCCCTTGCCCCAAATTTGAAAGAGTTTCAGTTATGGAGTTGTTCAAATTTGAAGTCATTGCCTGAGAATATGCATTCACTTCTACCTTCCCTTGAGAAATTGTCCATATTTCATTGTCCGAAACTCGAGTCATTTCCAGTAGGGGGTTTGCCCTCCAAACTTAAAGGACTTGCTATTTGGGGTTGCGACAAACTCATTGCAGGCCGCGCACAGTGGGATTTGCAATCACTCCATGTTCTTTCAAGATTTTCAATTGCAGACAATGATGTTTTGGAGTGCTTCCCTGAGGAGACGCTGCTGCCCTCAAGCCTTACCCGTCTTGAAATCAGGacacataaaaatctgaaatctCTTGACTACAAGGGACTTCAACACCTCACCTCTCTTAGAGAGTTGATAATTATGAACTGCATGGAGGTTTCCATGCCAGAAGAGGGGCTGCCCCCCTCCATTTCTTCTCTAACTATCTGGCAATGTCCTTTGCTGGAAAAGAAGTGTGAAGGGGAGCTGAGGAAGTTCCCAAAATACATCAGAGATCCAGAATATATGACATCAggaagaaaatcaatttaa
- the LOC133701208 gene encoding putative disease resistance RPP13-like protein 1 isoform X1, whose amino-acid sequence MMALALIGESLLSAVIEVLVDRIASSEVKDFFKRQKLDDGQLRKLESTMRSVGKLLNDAEEKHITHPAVKGWLDDLKDALYQADDFLDEIAYKALQLKFEAERQSETFSDQVRSFLISLIPCKKGMGEMPPKFENILPMLQDLLQQQGVLGLVDSVGRRPLLPSQRIPTTSLVEESDFVGRKEDWENIMALLLPDDAEGRQLDVVPIVGMGGMGKTTLAQLVCRKIELLEDRNGTKLFDLKAWVYVSEEFNILKVTRDILKQVGLPKCDKMTENQIHSELEKKLRGNRVLVVLDDVWSEDQAAWDFLLKPFMSVRKGSKILVTTRSGTVASVKSTVPSHRLQSLSDDDCWLVLAKVAFDGGNFRAYPGLEEVGREIANKCSGLPLAAKTLGGLLRSKREGEEWRKILESNLWNSPNDKVLSALQLSYHCLPSYLKQCFSYCAIFPEGYEFNKKDLILLWMAEGFLVQPGGNQEMEEIGAEFFDDLVSRSFLQQSSRDPSLFIMHDLMNHLAAFTSGEFCFRLEGNGSSNTSQRTRHLSCIVKEHDISQKFEAFCNPRLLRSLILSKDKSISAEVICKLLPMLERLRVLSMPPYILEPLPFLDSIAKLKHLRYLKLSQTDLTKLPESICGLYNLQTLILIWCFRLYKLPAGMGRLINLRHLDITGTRLLEMPPQMGKLAKLRTLTSFSLGNQSGSSIKELGQLQHLCGELCIRNLQNVVDAQEASEADLKGKADLESLELLWEDETNNSLHERVLDQLQPHVNLKILRLEGYGGTRFPVWIGGSNPPSNLRELDLHRCLNLESFPERMHSSLPSLVKLSLSNCPELHSFPIRGLKLKAFSVTNCKLVRNRKQWDLQSLHSLLSFTIAMCDEVESFPEEMLLPSSLTTLEIRHLSNLKSLDHKGLQHLTSLRELQIWHCPNLQSLPEEGLPSSLSSLFIFKCNLLKERCKRPNGEDWLKVSHIPYLYIS is encoded by the coding sequence ATGATGGCTCTGGCATTGATTGGAGAATCACTTCTCTCTGCTGTCATTGAGGTTTTGGTCGACAGGATAGCCTCCTCAGAGGTTAAGGACTTCTTCAAAAGGCAAAAGCTTGACGATGGACAGCTGAGGAAATTGGAGTCTACCATGAGATCAGTTGGCAAACTTCTCAATGATGCAGAGGAGAAGCACATTACTCATCCAGCTGTGAAAGGGTGGCTCGACGACCTCAAGGATGCTCTCTACCAAGCTGATGACTTCTTGGACGAGATTGCTTATAAAGCTTTGCAATTGAAGTTTGAAGCTGAACGTCAAAGTGAGACCTTCTCAGATCAGGTGCGGAGCTTCCTCATTTCCCTTATTCCATGTAAGAAGGGGATGGGAGAGATGCCACCGAAGTTCGAAAATATCCTTCCGATGCTTCAAGACTTGTTGCAACAACAGGGTGTCCTTGGTTTAGTAGATAGCGTTGGAAGAAGACCACTTCTGCCATCACAGAGAATACCAACAACTTCTCTGGTAGAGGAATCTGATTTTGTTGGCAGGAAGGAAGACTGGGAAAATATAATGGCATTGCTGCTGCCAGACGACGCTGAAGGAAGACAACTAGATGTGGTTCCAATTGTGGGTATGGGCGGGATGGGTAAAACCACCCTTGCTCAGCTTGTCTGCAGAAAAATCGAACTCTTAGAAGACAGAAATGGGACGAAGTTGTTTGATCTCAAAGCATGGGTCTATGTGtcagaagaatttaatattctcAAGGTTACAAGAGATATTCTCAAGCAGGTCGGCCTGCCGAAGTGCGATAAGATGACTGAGAATCAGATTCATAGCGAGCTAGAGAAAAAATTGAGGGGGAACAGGGTTTTGGTTGTTTTAGATGATGTTTGGAGTGAGGATCAAGCGGCCTGGGATTTTTTGCTGAAACCTTTCATGTCTGTGAGAAAAGGAAGTAAGATCTTAGTCACGACACGCAGCGGAACTGTAGCATCAGTCAAGTCTACTGTTCCATCTCATCGTTTGCAGAGCTTGTCCGATGATGACTGTTGGCTGGTGTTGGCAAAAGTTGCATTTGATGGAGGAAATTTCAGAGCATATCCAGGGTTGGAAGAAGTTGGTAGAGAAATAGCAAATAAGTGTAGCGGCCTACCTCTGGCTGCAAAAACACTTGGAGGTCTCCTGAGATCCAAAAGAGAAGGCGAGGAATGGAGGAAAATATTGGAAAGCAATTTGTGGAATTCACCAAACGACAAAGTCCTTTCAGCTCTACAGTTGAGTTATCATTGCCTGCCATCGTATCtaaaacaatgtttttcatATTGTGCGATTTTTCCCGAAGGCTATGAATTCAACAAGAAAGACCTGATCCTTTTATGGATGGCAGAAGGCTTTCTAGTTCAACCCGGAGGAAATCAGGAGATGGAAGAAATAGGGGCTGAGTTCTTCGATGATCTTGTATCGAGATCATTTTTACAACAATCAAGTCGCGATCCATCATTATTCATCATGCATGACCTCATGAATCATTTAGCTGCTTTCACATCTGGAGAATTTTGCTTCCGGTTGGAGGGTAATGGCTCAAGCAACACTTCTCAAAGGACTCGCCATTTATCATGCATAGTAAAAGAACATGACATCTCTCAAAAGTTCGAGGCCTTTTGCAACCCTCGTTTGTTGCGCTCCTTAATATTATCGAAAGATAAATCAATATCTGCTGAGGTAATATGTAAACTTTTGCCGATGCTTGAGCGCCTAAGAGTGTTGTCTATGCCCCCCTATATCCTTGAGCCTTTACCATTTCTTGATTCAATTGCCAAGTTGAAGCATTTGCGATATCTGAAACTTTCTCAGACAGACCTTACAAAGTTACCAGAATCTATATGTGGTTTGTATAATTTGCAAACTTTAATCTTGATATGGTGTTTTAGGCTTTATAAGTTGCCTGCTGGCATGGGAAGGTTGATCAACTTGCGGCATCTTGATATCACAGGAACAAGACTACTTGAGATGCCGCCACAAATGGGCAAACTAGCAAAGCTCCGAACAttaacttctttttctttgggaAATCAAAGTGGATCTAGCATTAAAGAGTTGGGGCAGCTTCAGCATTTGTGTGGAGAACTTTGCATTCGCAATCTTCAAAATGTGGTGGATGCTCAAGAAGCTTCTGAAGCCGATTTGAAGGGTAAGGCGGACCTTGAGAGTTTGGAGTTATTGTGGGAGGATGAAACTAATAATTCACTGCATGAACGTGTTTTAGATCAATTACAGCCTCATGTCAATTTGAAGATTCTCCGCTTAGAAGGGTATGGGGGTACAAGATTTCCGGTTTGGATTGGAGGCTCTAATCCTCCCTCAAATTTACGAGAGCTTGATTTGCACAGGTGCTTGAATTTGGAATCCTTCCCTGAGCGCATGCATTCCTCGCTGCCTTCCCTAGTCAAATTGTCTCTAAGCAATTGTCCAGAACTTCATTCCTTTCCAATAAGaggcttaaaattaaaagcatTTAGTGTTACGAATTGCAAACTCGTCAGGAATCGCAAGCAATGGGATTTGCAATCACTCCATTCTCTTTTAAGTTTTACAATAGCTATGTGCGATGAGGTGGAATCCTTCCCAGAGGAGATGCTGCTCCCCTCCAGTCTTACGACTCTTGAAATTAGGCATCTTTCAAATCTAAAATCTCTGGACCACAAAGGGCTTCAACACCTCACTTCTCTTAGAGAGTTGCAGATCTGGCACTGCCCCAATCTCCAGTCTTTGCCAGAAGAGGGACTTCCctcctctctttcttctctatttATCTTCAAGTGTAATTTGCTGAAAGAAAGGTGCAAAAGACCTAATGGGGAGGATTGGCTCAAGGTTTCTCACAtcccatacttgtatatatctTGA
- the LOC133701208 gene encoding putative disease resistance RPP13-like protein 1 isoform X2, protein MMALALIGESLLSAVIEVLVDRIASSEVKDFFKRQKLDDGQLRKLESTMRSVGKLLNDAEEKHITHPAVKGWLDDLKDALYQADDFLDEIAYKALQLKFEAERQSETFSDQVRSFLISLIPCKKGMGEMPPKFENILPMLQDLLQQQGVLGLVDSVGRRPLLPSQRIPTTSLVEESDFVGRKEDWENIMALLLPDDAEGRQLDVVPIVGMGGMGKTTLAQLVCRKIELLEDRNGTKLFDLKAWVYVSEEFNILKVTRDILKQVGLPKCDKMTENQIHSELEKKLRGNRVLVVLDDVWSEDQAAWDFLLKPFMSVRKGSKILVTTRSGTVASVKSTVPSHRLQSLSDDDCWLVLAKVAFDGGNFRAYPGLEEVGREIANKCSGLPLAAKTLGGLLRSKREGEEWRKILESNLWNSPNDKVLSALQLSYHCLPSYLKQCFSYCAIFPEGYEFNKKDLILLWMAEGFLVQPGGNQEMEEIGAEFFDDLVSRSFLQQSSRDPSLFIMHDLMNHLAAFTSGEFCFRLEGNGSSNTSQRTRHLSCIVKEHDISQKFEAFCNPRLLRSLILSKDKSISAEAL, encoded by the exons ATGATGGCTCTGGCATTGATTGGAGAATCACTTCTCTCTGCTGTCATTGAGGTTTTGGTCGACAGGATAGCCTCCTCAGAGGTTAAGGACTTCTTCAAAAGGCAAAAGCTTGACGATGGACAGCTGAGGAAATTGGAGTCTACCATGAGATCAGTTGGCAAACTTCTCAATGATGCAGAGGAGAAGCACATTACTCATCCAGCTGTGAAAGGGTGGCTCGACGACCTCAAGGATGCTCTCTACCAAGCTGATGACTTCTTGGACGAGATTGCTTATAAAGCTTTGCAATTGAAGTTTGAAGCTGAACGTCAAAGTGAGACCTTCTCAGATCAGGTGCGGAGCTTCCTCATTTCCCTTATTCCATGTAAGAAGGGGATGGGAGAGATGCCACCGAAGTTCGAAAATATCCTTCCGATGCTTCAAGACTTGTTGCAACAACAGGGTGTCCTTGGTTTAGTAGATAGCGTTGGAAGAAGACCACTTCTGCCATCACAGAGAATACCAACAACTTCTCTGGTAGAGGAATCTGATTTTGTTGGCAGGAAGGAAGACTGGGAAAATATAATGGCATTGCTGCTGCCAGACGACGCTGAAGGAAGACAACTAGATGTGGTTCCAATTGTGGGTATGGGCGGGATGGGTAAAACCACCCTTGCTCAGCTTGTCTGCAGAAAAATCGAACTCTTAGAAGACAGAAATGGGACGAAGTTGTTTGATCTCAAAGCATGGGTCTATGTGtcagaagaatttaatattctcAAGGTTACAAGAGATATTCTCAAGCAGGTCGGCCTGCCGAAGTGCGATAAGATGACTGAGAATCAGATTCATAGCGAGCTAGAGAAAAAATTGAGGGGGAACAGGGTTTTGGTTGTTTTAGATGATGTTTGGAGTGAGGATCAAGCGGCCTGGGATTTTTTGCTGAAACCTTTCATGTCTGTGAGAAAAGGAAGTAAGATCTTAGTCACGACACGCAGCGGAACTGTAGCATCAGTCAAGTCTACTGTTCCATCTCATCGTTTGCAGAGCTTGTCCGATGATGACTGTTGGCTGGTGTTGGCAAAAGTTGCATTTGATGGAGGAAATTTCAGAGCATATCCAGGGTTGGAAGAAGTTGGTAGAGAAATAGCAAATAAGTGTAGCGGCCTACCTCTGGCTGCAAAAACACTTGGAGGTCTCCTGAGATCCAAAAGAGAAGGCGAGGAATGGAGGAAAATATTGGAAAGCAATTTGTGGAATTCACCAAACGACAAAGTCCTTTCAGCTCTACAGTTGAGTTATCATTGCCTGCCATCGTATCtaaaacaatgtttttcatATTGTGCGATTTTTCCCGAAGGCTATGAATTCAACAAGAAAGACCTGATCCTTTTATGGATGGCAGAAGGCTTTCTAGTTCAACCCGGAGGAAATCAGGAGATGGAAGAAATAGGGGCTGAGTTCTTCGATGATCTTGTATCGAGATCATTTTTACAACAATCAAGTCGCGATCCATCATTATTCATCATGCATGACCTCATGAATCATTTAGCTGCTTTCACATCTGGAGAATTTTGCTTCCGGTTGGAGGGTAATGGCTCAAGCAACACTTCTCAAAGGACTCGCCATTTATCATGCATAGTAAAAGAACATGACATCTCTCAAAAGTTCGAGGCCTTTTGCAACCCTCGTTTGTTGCGCTCCTTAATATTATCGAAAGATAAATCAATATCTGCTGAG GCTTTATAA
- the LOC133700385 gene encoding scarecrow-like protein 3 isoform X2 has protein sequence MVQEEGSSSVTSPHQFFPWMQLSPGIGSPYPWLRELKSEERGLCLIHLLLACANHVAVGSVENANISLEHISHLASPDGDTMQRIAAYFTAALADRILKGWPGLHKALNPKQVSLISEEILVQRLFFELCPFLKLSYVITNEAIIESMEGEKMVHIIDLNSSEPAQWINLLQTLSARPEGPPHLRITGIHEKKDVLGQMALRLTEEAEKLDIPFQFNPIVSKLENLDLGNLRVKTGEALAVSSVLQLHALLAMDDEMHKRNSPSGSKNPSSNHFQRVLRMNQNRHTLGEWLEKDLVNVYSSSPDSALSPLSLSASPKMSSFLNALRSLSPKLMVITEQESNHNEFTLMERVTKALNFYAALFDCLESTVSRASLERHKVEKMLFGEEIKNIIACEGTERKERHEKLEKWILRLELAGFGSIPLSYHGRLQANRLLQSYGYDGYKIKEENGCLFICWQDRPLFSVSAWRFKRYD, from the coding sequence ATGGTTCAAGAAGAGGGATCATCATCTGTAACTTCACCTCACCAGTTCTTTCCATGGATGCAACTGTCGCCAGGGATAGGATCACCGTACCCTTGGTTGAGGGAACTGAAATCTGAAGAGAGGGGTTTGTGTCTGATCCATCTTCTTCTTGCCTGCGCTAACCATGTAGCGGTTGGTAGTGTTGAGAATGCAAATATTAGCCTTGAGCACATCTCCCATCTTGCCTCTCCTGATGGCGATACGATGCAGCGGATTGCTGCTTACTTCACTGCAGCACTTGCTGATCGAATTCTTAAAGGATGGCCTGGTCTGCACAAAGCTCTCAATCCAAAACAAGTATCTTTGATATCTGAAGAAATTCTTGTTCAAAGATTATTCTTTGAGCTCTGTCCCTTTTTAAAGCTTTCATACGTGATCACAAATGAGGCCATTATAGAATCCATGGAAGGGGAGAAGATGGTTCATATCATCGATCTCAATTCCTCTGAGCCTGCCCAGTGGATCAATCTTCTTCAAACATTAAGCGCACGGCCAGAAGGACCACCTCATTTGAGAATAACAGGTATTCACGAGAAGAAAGATGTGTTAGGGCAAATGGCTCTTCGGCTGACTGAAGAAGCTGAAAAGCTAGACATCCCATTTCAGTTCAATCCTATTGTGAGCAAACTAGAGAATCTTGACCTTGGAAATTTGCGGGTTAAGACTGGAGAAGCTCTTGCTGTCAGTTCTGTACTACAGCTGCATGCTCTCCTGGCCATGGATGATGAGATGCATAAAAGGAACTCTCCATCAGGATCTAAGAATCCAAGCTCTAACCATTTTCAGAGAGTCTTACGGATGAACCAAAACCGACATACTCTAGGTGAATGGCTTGAGAAAGATTTGGTCAACGTCTATAGCTCTAGTCCTGACTCAGCATTATCTCCTCTATCTCTTTCTGCTTCACCGAAGATGAGCAGCTTTCTAAATGCACTTAGGAGTCTCTCACCGAAATTGATGGTTATAACTGAGCAGGAGTCAAATCATAACGAGTTTACTTTAATGGAGAGGGTTACAAAagctttgaatttttatgcTGCACTATTTGATTGCTTGGAGTCTACTGTATCCAGAGCATCCTTAGAGCGGCACAAGGTTGAGAAGATGCTGTTTGGGGAGGAAATTAAGAACATCATCGCTTGTGAGGGAACTGAGAGAAAGGAGAGGCATGAGAAGTTGGAAAAATGGATCCTAAGGCTCGAGTTAGCTGGGTTTGGGAGCATTCCTCTGAGCTACCATGGTAGGCTGCAGGCAAACAGATTATTGCAAAGCTATGGCTATGATGGatacaaaatcaaagaagagaatGGATGCTTATTTATATGCTGGCAGGATAGACCACTATTTTCTGTGTCAGCTTGGAGATTTAAGAGGTACGATTGA
- the LOC133700385 gene encoding scarecrow-like protein 3 isoform X1 gives MAGMVQEEGSSSVTSPHQFFPWMQLSPGIGSPYPWLRELKSEERGLCLIHLLLACANHVAVGSVENANISLEHISHLASPDGDTMQRIAAYFTAALADRILKGWPGLHKALNPKQVSLISEEILVQRLFFELCPFLKLSYVITNEAIIESMEGEKMVHIIDLNSSEPAQWINLLQTLSARPEGPPHLRITGIHEKKDVLGQMALRLTEEAEKLDIPFQFNPIVSKLENLDLGNLRVKTGEALAVSSVLQLHALLAMDDEMHKRNSPSGSKNPSSNHFQRVLRMNQNRHTLGEWLEKDLVNVYSSSPDSALSPLSLSASPKMSSFLNALRSLSPKLMVITEQESNHNEFTLMERVTKALNFYAALFDCLESTVSRASLERHKVEKMLFGEEIKNIIACEGTERKERHEKLEKWILRLELAGFGSIPLSYHGRLQANRLLQSYGYDGYKIKEENGCLFICWQDRPLFSVSAWRFKRYD, from the coding sequence ATGGCAGGAATGGTTCAAGAAGAGGGATCATCATCTGTAACTTCACCTCACCAGTTCTTTCCATGGATGCAACTGTCGCCAGGGATAGGATCACCGTACCCTTGGTTGAGGGAACTGAAATCTGAAGAGAGGGGTTTGTGTCTGATCCATCTTCTTCTTGCCTGCGCTAACCATGTAGCGGTTGGTAGTGTTGAGAATGCAAATATTAGCCTTGAGCACATCTCCCATCTTGCCTCTCCTGATGGCGATACGATGCAGCGGATTGCTGCTTACTTCACTGCAGCACTTGCTGATCGAATTCTTAAAGGATGGCCTGGTCTGCACAAAGCTCTCAATCCAAAACAAGTATCTTTGATATCTGAAGAAATTCTTGTTCAAAGATTATTCTTTGAGCTCTGTCCCTTTTTAAAGCTTTCATACGTGATCACAAATGAGGCCATTATAGAATCCATGGAAGGGGAGAAGATGGTTCATATCATCGATCTCAATTCCTCTGAGCCTGCCCAGTGGATCAATCTTCTTCAAACATTAAGCGCACGGCCAGAAGGACCACCTCATTTGAGAATAACAGGTATTCACGAGAAGAAAGATGTGTTAGGGCAAATGGCTCTTCGGCTGACTGAAGAAGCTGAAAAGCTAGACATCCCATTTCAGTTCAATCCTATTGTGAGCAAACTAGAGAATCTTGACCTTGGAAATTTGCGGGTTAAGACTGGAGAAGCTCTTGCTGTCAGTTCTGTACTACAGCTGCATGCTCTCCTGGCCATGGATGATGAGATGCATAAAAGGAACTCTCCATCAGGATCTAAGAATCCAAGCTCTAACCATTTTCAGAGAGTCTTACGGATGAACCAAAACCGACATACTCTAGGTGAATGGCTTGAGAAAGATTTGGTCAACGTCTATAGCTCTAGTCCTGACTCAGCATTATCTCCTCTATCTCTTTCTGCTTCACCGAAGATGAGCAGCTTTCTAAATGCACTTAGGAGTCTCTCACCGAAATTGATGGTTATAACTGAGCAGGAGTCAAATCATAACGAGTTTACTTTAATGGAGAGGGTTACAAAagctttgaatttttatgcTGCACTATTTGATTGCTTGGAGTCTACTGTATCCAGAGCATCCTTAGAGCGGCACAAGGTTGAGAAGATGCTGTTTGGGGAGGAAATTAAGAACATCATCGCTTGTGAGGGAACTGAGAGAAAGGAGAGGCATGAGAAGTTGGAAAAATGGATCCTAAGGCTCGAGTTAGCTGGGTTTGGGAGCATTCCTCTGAGCTACCATGGTAGGCTGCAGGCAAACAGATTATTGCAAAGCTATGGCTATGATGGatacaaaatcaaagaagagaatGGATGCTTATTTATATGCTGGCAGGATAGACCACTATTTTCTGTGTCAGCTTGGAGATTTAAGAGGTACGATTGA